In the genome of Zonotrichia albicollis isolate bZonAlb1 chromosome 38, bZonAlb1.hap1, whole genome shotgun sequence, the window ATTGGGTGCTGACCATCCAAAAATGGATGTTGACCTCTAAGACCTGGGATCTTAAGGTCCTGATCTCCTATGTTTAGTTTCTGATCCATAAAATTGTGTGctgaacccccccaaaattgGTACTGACACTTTAAACTGGGTGTAAAATCCCTAAATTTTTCACCAAACCTCCAAAATTGGGTCCTGACCTCTCTAAATTGTCTCCTGCCCAAATCGCGTCCCACCTTTCCAAAATTAGATCCCCGCTCCCCAGACCAGATCCTGCGCCCCACAAATCAGGGTCCCCCTGTGTCAGTGGTCACACCCGTGGTGACGCAGCCTCGGTGACACCCAGGGGAGATGGCGGGGCCCTACGCCACCGGGAAGGTGCTGGATGCCATCGGGAGCGGGGACGGAGTCACGGCCGGAGCTGTCGGGATGGTGGCGGCTGCTGGAGCCACAAGGTGGGTGGCAGCATTCCCAgggcctgtccctgtgtccccaccgtCCCTGATGtcaccgtgtccctgtgtccccacagtgtgcTGTTTTCTGGCTGCCGGGGCTCTCTCTTCATGCTGTTGATGGCGCGTCTCCGTCAGAGCCTGAGCCTGCGGCTCTTTTCCCACCTGGTGCACCAAGACCTGGACTTCTTCCAGGGAACACCAGCAGGTAACGGGGCAcggcccagccccatcccacccGACCCATCCCACCtgttccatcccatcccagctaTTCTgtcatcccagtcccatccccaccatcccatcccatcctatcccatcccatcccattgatcatATCCCATCCCATAGATCCCATCCCAtagatcccatcccattgatcatatcccatcccatcccattgatcccatcccattggtcctatcccatcccattgatcccatcccattgatcccatcgcATCACATCCCatcgcatcccatcccatcctatcccatcccatcccatcccatcccatcccatcccatcccatcccatcccatcccatcccatcccatcccatcccatcccatcccatcccatccatcccatcccattgatccaatcccattgatcccatcccatcctatcccatcccatcccattggtcctatcccatcccattgatccaatcccattgatcccatcccatcccatcctatcccatcccatcccattgatcatATCCCAttccattgatcccatcccattgatcatatcccatcccatccccatgatcccatcccattggtCCTATCCCAtaccattgatcccatcccattgatcccatcgcatcccattccatcctaccccatcccatcccattccatcctaccacatcccatcccattgatcccatcccatcccatcccttcctatcccatcccatcccatcctatcccatcccatcccattgatcccatcccattgatcccatcccattgatcatatcccatcccatcccattgatcccatcccatcctatcccatcccatcccatcccatcccatcccatcccatcccatcccatcccatcccatcccatcctatcccatcccatcccattgatcccatcccattgatcccatcccattgattatatcccatcccatcccattgatcccatcccatcctatcccatcccatcccatcccatcccatcccatcccatcccatcccatcccatcccatcccatcccatcccgtcccatcctatcccatcccatcccattgatcccatcccattggtcctatcccatcccattgatcccatcccattgattatatcccatcccatcccattgatcccatcccatcctatcccatcccatcccatcccatcccatcccgtcccatcctatcccatcccatcccattgatcccatcccattggtcctatcccatcccattgatcccatcccattggtcctatcccatcccattgatcccatcccgtcccatcTGCCTGTTATCCCATCCCACCACTCCATCCCCATAATTCCCGTTCCCACCATCCCATCCAATTCCATCCTATGCCATCTTCCTGGCTTTGTTCTACTCCAGTgttccatcctgtccccatcccactgtCCCACTCTAGCCACTGCTCTGTCCCCATTATTCTCACTCCCGTCCCTCCACCCTGTTGCGTATCCCCAGCTgcctcccaccatcccatcaCCCCATCCCACCATTTCCTTTCCCACCATCCCATctcccctgtcccaccccattCCACCCTGACCATCTCCACAGCCATTcccatcatcccatcccactgctccccatcccatcattcccatcccGAATGGGATCATCCAGGATAGGATCATGGTCTCACCCACCACGATCCCAACCTCTTTTCCCACCCTACAGCTGAGCTCCTGGCTCAGTTTTCCATGGAAGTGCCACGGGTGTGCCGGGCAGCACCGAGTGGAGCCAACCAGCTGCTGCGGAGCCTGGTGATGGCCCTGGTGGTGGGGGGGTTCATGGTGGGGCTGGCaccggggctggcactgctggcactgctggaggtGCCCCTTGGAATCGCCACCCGCCGCATCCAGAGCACCCGCAAACAGGTCAGGAGTGGGAGGGAAAGAGTGGGAGGGGACTGAAGAAAGGTGGGAAtggtggagctgggatggaggctAGGGGAAtgggatggtggggatgggatggaatgggatgggatggaatgggatggagaaTGGAAAGGAGGACGATGGAGGTGGAAATGGTGGGATGAAAGGGGATGAAGACGAGGGGAATGGgatgatggggatgggatggagaatGGAAAGGAGGATGATAAATGGTGGGGTGAAAGGGGATAAAGACCAGGGGAGTGAGATGGTGGGAGTGCTGACATGAGGATAGAACAAAATGGTCAAGATGGGAATGGTGTGGATGAGAAGAGAAGGATGAGATAAGGTGGGATGGTGGGTATGGGATGAGAccgtggggatggggatggtggGATTAGGACTGGGAGAATGGATGGGAATGGTGAGGGTGAGAGAGAAGGGCGTGGGATGGCGGGAACGCCATAGTGGGGACGCAGTGGGTGTGGTGGGATGGGATGTGGGTGGTGGGCCAGGAAGGTGACCTGGGAAAGCTGGAGATTCCCGTTGCTGCCACAGGCCCTTCAGCGATCCATGCTGGAAGCATCCGCCCGCACGGCCGCCGGGGTGCAGGAATCTGTTGCCGCCATCGAGACCATCCGAACCTTTtcggcggaggaggaggaggaggagcagcacagatGTAACCTGGCCAAGGAGCTGAGGCTGAAGGAGCAGatagagctggagctggcaatCTTCGTCCTTGTCTACAGGGTCAggggggactgggaatgggattagCAGGGAATGGGGATGCCGGGAtcagggatggggatgctgggaatgggggtactgggaatggggacactgggaatgggggtaCTGGGAATGAGGACACTGGGACCAGGGACGGGATAGCAGCAGCTGAGATGGGGACACTCAGAGTacaatggggacaccaggaatgGGGACAACAGAACAGGGACATTGAGTTCAGGAGCAGGCATGGCAGGAATGGGAAAGGtgacattagaaacaggatggCGACACTGGGATAAAGGTTGGGAACATcagtgtggtggtgtttgcaggtccccaggatgagaaAAGAGACAGAATTCTTGACttctgtttcagaaggctgatttattattttatgatatatattatattaaaacaaaattatatactaaagaaagagaaaagagacattagaaagctagaaaggaatgaataataaaatcttgtgactcaccagagagtctgacacagctggacctgTGATTGGTAATCAAgtacaaacaaccacatgagaccaatcaaagatgcacctgcttcattccacagcagcagatcattattgtttacatttcgtttctgaggcctctcagcttctcaggagaaaaatcctggtgaaaagatttttcagaaaatatgtctgtgacacatcAGGATCAGGAATAGGGACATCAAGAGTGAGATGGGGACACCAGAACTGGAATGAGGCCACCAGGAACAGAGATGAGGCCACCAGGAACAGAGATAAAGACACAAAGgagtgggatggggacaggcagaatggggacaccaggagtgGGTTGGATTGGGGGCAGATggaatggggacaccaggaagtgggttggggacaggcagaatggggacaccaggagtgGATTGGGGGCAGATggaatggggacaccaggaagTGGGTTGGGGGCAGATggaatggggacaccaggagtaGATTGGGGGCAGATggaatggggacaccaggagtgggttggggacaggcagaatggggacaccaggagtgGGTTGGGGGCAGATGGAATGGGGACACTAGGAGTGGGTTGGATTGGGGGCAGATggaatggggacaccaggagtgggttggggacaggcagaatggggacaccaggagtgGGTTGGGGGCAGATggaatggggacaccaggaagtgggttggggacaggcagaatggggacaccaggagtgGGTTGGATTGGGGGCAGATggaatggggacaccaggagtgGGTTGGATTGGGGACAGATggaatggggacaccaggagtaGATTGGGGGCAGATggaatggggacaccaggagtgGGTTGGGGGCAGATggaatggggacaccaggagtgGGTTGGATTGGGGGCAGATggaatggggacaccaggagtgGGTTGGGGGCAGCAATATCCCTGTCCCACCTACAGGTGATCAAACTGGCCATCCGGGTCATGGTGCTCTTCAggagccaccagcagctccGTGACGGATCCATCACTCCTGGGGTCCTCGTCACCTTCCTGCTGTACCAGGACAGAGTTGGCAGCCATATCCAGGTGATCCCATGGAATGCACGTGTTTGTCCATCCGACCGTGCTTCTGTCCATCCCGGTGACACCCCCTTCCTTCTCCCCAGGTGCTGCTCTATGGCTTCAATGAATTCCTGACCAACGCAGCTGCTGGACAGAGGATCTGGGAATACCTGAATCGGAAACCCGCAGGGAGTGTCGGGGGGACGCGGGAGCCCCCCGGGCTTCAGGGCCACGTCACTTTTCAGAAGGTCTCCTTCGCATATCCTGGAAATCCAGAGCGCCCTGTGCTaaaggtgggtctgggggcagGTGGGGTTTCCCAGGGGTGGGAATTTTGGCATCACCTGCTGTCACGATCTGTCCTTACGAACGGGTTTCTTGATAGTTCATGgattgatctcagggtgcaaaaaaaccaacacGGCACAGGGGGTTTGCAGTAATAAAACAAATGCAGctttattgaatgaccacaACAAAATGCAATAGAGGAATTAAGGGAGAGAAGAAGatagagaaaagagagagagagaaggagggggatatagctaccaaacgCAGAGACGAaatcctttggtccagtccggTTGAGGATCCGCCTGTTACCTCGGGGACATCTCAGGGTTGCAGTCCATCTGGACCCCAATTATACTCTTTTTTGATGGAGGAAGGGGAATGGATTTTGCAACCGAGTCAAAGGTAGTTTATTGTATCTTCGGGGAGGAAAGAATAATGTTTGGAAAAGGGTACACACAGTCCATATTCAGCAGTGGGCGTgagccattgttttcatggtccactgctcacacctgcaacatccatctcgctttggtcagcttgcctcccccacacacctctcCCAGGTTGGGGgtctcagtcccagtccttggaaagaGTGTGGGGGCgccttttcacatgggggttTCATGTCTTGGTCTTTGATGGAGCggcttcttacatctcagtcCATCTGTCACGGCAGTTGTAAGACGAGTGAGGGGTCTTCTGTGGGGGACCACccaaaactcaggagaagtccagccaggcaaAGAGGGGACAGCTTCCAAGGCTACTATTGCAAAAAGGCAACGTGcccccttcttcttctcattgggctCAGTGCAGCATGTAGTAAATACACCTGTGGACAACAGCTTAACAATGCTCTCAGGTCTCGGGGCCTTGTTGGCATGTGACTTTCTCcttcaggagcagagatttTAGACAGTGGTGACTCTTCAGTGGTCCCCCAATGACGATGGTGAGGCAGATGAGGAATATTtcagacagactctcacaccTGCCCCCATCCCACAGGACGTGAGCTTCGAGGTGCGCTCCGGGGAGGTGACGGCGCTGGCGGGGCCCAATGGCAGCGGGAAGAGCACGGCCGTGGCGCTGCTGGAGCGGCTGCGGGATCCTGGCAGCGGGACGGTGCTGCTGGACGGGATCCCACTGCCAGAGTATGAACACCAGTACCTGCACCGCAAGGTGGGACAGCACggacactgggaatgctgggtgtggaatggggaaaatggggacaggggcctggggacactgaaaTGGAACTGGGACCATGGGACAGCAGAGACACTGGGAACGCtgggaatggaatggggaaaatggggacaggggcctggggacactgaaaTGGAACTGGGACCATGGGACAGCAGAGACACTGGGAACGCTGGGcgtggaatggggaaaatggggacaggggcctggggacactgaaaTGGAACTGGGACCATGGGACAGCAGAGACACTGGGAACGCTGGGcgtggaatggggaaaatggggacaggggcctgggga includes:
- the LOC141726713 gene encoding antigen peptide transporter 2-like isoform X2, with the protein product MALPPAALLPGVLLVADALALLFLAPLVPLLAPLGVLGVWLEAALRLPVLAAATRLPFPRRPSGATAAAVTAAATPAVFGTFRSLLGPPGAGPGLLAAAAPAWLGVTHAAAALAVLAWAAPPTPGSVAETPGGVPKAPGSVRRALALTWEQRNVLGAAVLCLVLAVVGEMAGPYATGKVLDAIGSGDGVTAGAVGMVAAAGATSVLFSGCRGSLFMLLMARLRQSLSLRLFSHLVHQDLDFFQGTPAAELLAQFSMEVPRVCRAAPSGANQLLRSLVMALVVGGFMVGLAPGLALLALLEVPLGIATRRIQSTRKQALQRSMLEASARTAAGVQESVAAIETIRTFSAEEEEEEQHRCNLAKELRLKEQIELELAIFVLVYRVIKLAIRVMVLFRSHQQLRDGSITPGVLVTFLLYQDRVGSHIQVLLYGFNEFLTNAAAGQRIWEYLNRKPAGSVGGTREPPGLQGHVTFQKVSFAYPGNPERPVLKDVSFEVRSGEVTALAGPNGSGKSTAVALLERLRDPGSGTVLLDGIPLPEYEHQYLHRKVVLVEQDPVLFSGTIRENVLLGLEHCGESELREAATAAGAMELIQGLEQGWDTEVGERGGRLAAGERRRVALARALLRRPAVLILDEALDDGDDGAAQRWVRTGLAQTVLVVSHRPRVLDGADRLVLLERGTVMETGTPAELRERGGAYSRLLLGGGSTGQPEGPGTGSEQGAASGRE
- the LOC141726713 gene encoding antigen peptide transporter 2-like isoform X1, which produces MALPPAALLPGVLLVADALALLFLAPLVPLLAPLGVLGVWLEAALRLPVLAAATRLPFPRRPSGATAAAVTAAATPAVFGTFRSLLGPPGAGPGLLAAAAPAWLGVTHAAAALAVLAWAAPPTPGSVAETPGGVPKAPGSVAETPGGVPKAPGSVRRALALTWEQRNVLGAAVLCLVLAVVGEMAGPYATGKVLDAIGSGDGVTAGAVGMVAAAGATSVLFSGCRGSLFMLLMARLRQSLSLRLFSHLVHQDLDFFQGTPAAELLAQFSMEVPRVCRAAPSGANQLLRSLVMALVVGGFMVGLAPGLALLALLEVPLGIATRRIQSTRKQALQRSMLEASARTAAGVQESVAAIETIRTFSAEEEEEEQHRCNLAKELRLKEQIELELAIFVLVYRVIKLAIRVMVLFRSHQQLRDGSITPGVLVTFLLYQDRVGSHIQVLLYGFNEFLTNAAAGQRIWEYLNRKPAGSVGGTREPPGLQGHVTFQKVSFAYPGNPERPVLKDVSFEVRSGEVTALAGPNGSGKSTAVALLERLRDPGSGTVLLDGIPLPEYEHQYLHRKVVLVEQDPVLFSGTIRENVLLGLEHCGESELREAATAAGAMELIQGLEQGWDTEVGERGGRLAAGERRRVALARALLRRPAVLILDEALDDGDDGAAQRWVRTGLAQTVLVVSHRPRVLDGADRLVLLERGTVMETGTPAELRERGGAYSRLLLGGGSTGQPEGPGTGSEQGAASGRE